Part of the Paenibacillus kyungheensis genome, TAAGACATAAGCGACTTTTTCATTAGCAATCGGAATAATTCGTCCACTCATCAAAAATACAGCAAATAAAGTGATCAGTATACCTGTTATAATTTTAAGAGTACTTCCACTAATAATAAGCAGAAACAACGTTCCAACCGGAGCCATAACCACACTTGCAATAATCAATAATCCTATTTTACGTATATTGGTATCCTTATAGACAGAGCACAAAACCAACAAGCAAATCAGCATACTTAATATGACAATCATCGGTACGACACGCTGAATCGGTAGCAATAAACTAAGTAACGGCAACGCAATTAAAGCAAATCCAAAACTTGTTAATCCTTGCACAAAGCTTGCAATAAGGATAATCCCTGCCCCGATCAATAAAGCATTTATAGTAATCATGTATACTCCTTTATAACAACTAGATTCTACAGGTTCACCACTCACTTTTTTGATAATGATGATCCCTAAATACATAACGATAATATGAACTGTTTTTTCTTTTGAAATATCAGTTTTTCATTTGCTGTAACTGTTGCAATGCTTCAGTAGCAGATTGTTGAACAGCAGGATTATGATGCAACGTATATGATTATACAACTTACTCATATTATACCGCTTATAGTATGCATGTTTACTTTTTTAAAATCTAACTGTCCTTTGTCTAAATCCACCAACATCTTTGATTATATTCTAAGGTATACTGTTATAGATTAATGAATAAATCAACTCACTATGATCCAAATAAATCATAACAATAGGCGGGATAATGCTATGAAATTAGAGCGATTGATTGCGATGATCTACAAATTGCTTAATCATGAAGTGCTATCTGCTTCTGTCTTGGCTGAGCAGTTTCAAGTGTCACAACGAACGATTTATCGGGATATTGATGTACTCTGTGCGGCTGGATTGCCGATTGTATCGTATCAAGGAAGTAGTGGTGGATATGGGATTATAGATGGATATAAAATGGACAAAAGTCTGCTTGGTGCATATGATATCGATTCATTAATTACTGTACTCACCAGCCTTTCTACTGTCTTTCAAGATGAACGTGCGCAAAGTACAATTGAACGTCTACAGACCATTGCACCTGAACATCACAATTCTAATCTAGCAATCAATTTCGATACATACCGAACAGAACCTCATGCTCTTCTTTATCTACGTCAAGGGATTACAGATACTAAAGTAGTCCATTTTGATTATATTAACGCCAATAATGAACATACGCATCGGAAAATCGAACCGCTCTGGCTTCATTTCAAATATAGTACATGGTATGTACATGGATTTTGCCAGAATAAACAGGATTATCGGGAATTTCGCTTATCTCGAATGATGAATGTACAGTTAACGACCGAAGATTTTCATCCTCATCCATCTACTCCACAGAACATTCTACAGACTGAGCCAGAATGGGAAAAGCAATTAAAAGAAATTGTAATTCGAGTAGCCCCTCAATCTTTAGCAGAAGCTCTGGATCAATTTCAGCAAGCAGACAAAACATTTCAGTCTGATGGAAGTATGATCATGCGTATTCCTATCTATAAACCTCTTGAAGCCAAATGGTTATGGTCGATTTTGCTTAGCTTTGGGAGTGGTGCTGAAGTGTTAGAACCTGCCGAGTTACGAGTCATATTAAAACAACAACTTGAACAAGCGCTCCACCTTTATAAAGAAGTATGACACACTGTTGTCATACTTCTTTGGCTATGATGAGAACTGTAATACCATTTATTATCTTTCCAAAGGAGCTGTTATTGATGTCTAATCATCCTGTAGAAATGTTCAAGTACCACATCTGGGCAAGTCGTATTATTATGGAAAGAATCCAAGAACTTCCTGACTCTGTACTACACCAAGAGGTGAATAGCTCTTTCCCAACAATAGCGCATGCGTTAAGTCATATGTATGCAGTGGATCGAATGTTTTATCAAGTTTTACAAGGTGAAGAAATGCCGGAAGCCTTACAAGAATGTATGGCTTTGAATCAGACCACACTGACTTCTATCGATGAGTATATCACTCGTTTTGCAGTATTAACTGATCAGTACCAAAAATGGCTACAAAATGGAATAGATTTAGAACAATCTCTTCTACTGAACAATCCTTATGTCGGCCCAAGACAGACGCGCTTAGCAGAAATCGTACTCCATGTAGTAAACCACGGAACATATCATCGAGGAAATATTTCTACTATGCTTCGTCAATTAGGTCATGCTTCTGTAATGAATGATTATCTATTATTCTGGTATCAGGAATCGGCATCATCTATCTAATGATCGAAAGGAACATGATACATTGAATAACATTGACCATCTTCTCACTATACATTCCAGAATAGAATTAAGAGCATGGTTGCACCAAATTCAGAAATTTATCATTAATACCAAAGCAAACAAAATGTATGGTCAATGGCATGATCATGTACGATTATGCGATGAACACGATTCGTTATAAATAATAATCTATATGTATACATGAGATAGAAACAGAAATCTGACATAATTAAAACGTGTACTTCGATGCCAGACATTGACATCGAGTACACGTTTTCGGTTACCTATTGATAAGAACAATACTAACTTACAACTTCTTGTTATGTTACAAGATAGTTGGACTAGATCGATTGCGATTCTATCCAACTTTTTAATTTAGGAAAGACTTGAAGCGCATTATGATAAAATACATTTTCCCACTGGGCTTCAGGTATTAAATTTTTGATAAAAGCAATATAAGCATCTAAAGGTACTAACGGCCAATCGGTTCCAAATACCAGTCGATCATACTTCTCTGCGAATACGATAGCTCGCTTAAAATGATCAACATACGTTTGTTCACCCATTAGACGATATACTTTGGAGCTATCACCAACGATCCAACCGGATAGATCAGCATATAGATTCGGATTTTTTTCAAGCAAAGCTGCTGTATCCATCACCCACGGATCACCTAGATGACATAACATAAAAGTAATATCCCGATGCTTGAGAAACGTTTCTTCCATTGATAAAGGATGAGAGTATTTGAGTAGCCCATGATCTGAATAAGTCAGTCCACCATGAATAACGATAGGAAGCTGATACTTGCGAGCAAGCTCATACACCGGAGCATAGATAGCGTCACCTACATTATAATGATAATATCCAGCATATAACTTGATGCCGACCACATGATCCCATTGTAAAGATTGCTCGACGGCTTCTAATTGCCCTTCTTCATGGAGAGTCACTGGATTAATACCTATACATGTAAAAAGATTATCAGGCATATGTCCCTTCAAATCCAACAACATCGGATTTTGTGCGGCAGTATCAGGGAAACCTCCAGCAGACGTTTCGGTGACTCCCATACCGACAGCTGCTACTACTTCGGAACGTGCAAATTCGTCCAATAGCCCTTTTTCAGTATAATCAATAGATGCTAATGACTTAGCAGTATCGTAAAAAGAGTCAATTTCAGAAAAATGGATATGTGCATCGATGATTTTCATGGTGTACTCCCTTCTTAATCCTCTGTTACAGTGTTGAAATCGAATTGAATATTAAACAGATCCGTTAACGTTGAATCTGGAATATCCATATCCGAAATCATGTAAAACTGTGGTTTACCCCATACCTGTTGCTGATGATTAGCAAAGATTTTCTGAATAACGACAGATGCGATCAGATGTGTATTTACAAAAACAGCGCAAGTCTCATTATCTGGATGATCGACAACGATTAATTGCGACTTCCGTTCATGAGAACCAAAGCGAATGACTTTATCTTTCACTTCGGTTTCATATTGAACTCTACCCGCTTTATAGGTGATATTTTCTTTTGCTGTATTTGTAACATATGCTTTAGCATCTGTGATCTCTTCGCTCACTTTGTAAAAGCTAAAATGATTCGCTCCAAATGGTGCTAACGTTGTTCCTGTTTGTTGATCAAGCTTAATAAAGTGACAAAGCACTGGAACACCCGGAAGCGTGACATAATACTGCTGAATCGATAATCCTTTTAACTTGACATTGTTCTCAATATCAATAGTAATACAGATGCCTGACCATGTATTTCCTAGATTATCTTTAATTTCTGTAAATTCTACAGACCGTTTTTCTTCCAATAATGTTCGCTGCGATAGACCATGCACTTCTAATGAAATACCGCCAATCCACGGATTCCACCATGATCTAGCTACTGGTTGTGGAAATGAAGAATCTAACCATTCTAATCCATCAGATTTAAGTGAAAATAAAGTCGGTGCAAAAGATTGACTGGCTTGAAATTCTAACACACCGTTACGCACCGTATGAATATCTCCATGTTCTGTTGAAATCACTTCTTGAATAATTGCCTGTTCAGATACTGGAAATACCAAACGCTTCTCTTCCAATACATACGAGTCCATATCCAGTTGTAATGTAAGTACATCTATTGTAGAAGATGTTTGTAGAGGAAGTTGCACCTGAAAATCATGTGATTCTAAGGTTTTGGATAATTCATATTGAGTCTGTTCCACACTACCCAACTGAGATGAAATCGAGAGTGTTCCATCTAATATTGCATTTTTGTGCTCTATAATCTGTACATCTACTGATTGCTGGACGAACGGATTGCCTTGATTTAATTTACATTCAAGAGGTGCTGCAGTCGTTGTTAGATTGTGATCTGAACTATTCTGTACCGCAAATTTTCTGAAATCTTGCCAATCATTCCATGTACCGATAGCGAACAGAAGTGCAGGTGTTTCGACTTTATCTCCTGCATTGCTTAAAGACAATGGATGTTCTAATCCATACAGCCAATGATCGGTCGTTAATCTTATATCTTTTGACCATATTACACCGTACGTTGAATCAGAAGTATAGGAAAACAACCAATTTTCTGTAATATCGCTAGCTTGCCAGTAATCTATTGCAGAAGCATCTGAACTTTTAGCTGTGTCAATATACTGATTACGGTAAGGAATAATACTATTTTCTAACGGGAAACGGAAATGCTCTTTCAAAAATAGCGGCTCACTACGTTCCTGCTCATGTTGATTCTCTATAGTGTAGTAACGGCTTATTACACCGTTCGCATACAATGTAACGATCGTTGTTAAAACAACCCCCATATGGTCTACATCGTACCTTGCTTCCATGATCATAGCATCTTCATGACGGAACGTGACTTGAGACGCACGATTTTTTTGAAATTCATTTTTATAAGGCAGTCCAAACTTAGGATAAAATAGACGAGCAGCTTCTTCTGTACCTTCATAGATCGTAAAATTATTATTGATTTTATTTAAA contains:
- a CDS encoding sulfite exporter TauE/SafE family protein, with protein sequence MITINALLIGAGIILIASFVQGLTSFGFALIALPLLSLLLPIQRVVPMIVILSMLICLLVLCSVYKDTNIRKIGLLIIASVVMAPVGTLFLLIISGSTLKIITGILITLFAVFLMSGRIIPIANEKVAYVLAGAISGLLSGSISVSGPPMALMLSNQGMSKQMFRANLALVGVILNGVTIITFVYSGLIDQEMSLYLGWMLPVMLIGTWIGVKAVKYLNEQKFKKYSLGLIILSGIWTLLAGLGVI
- a CDS encoding helix-turn-helix transcriptional regulator, which gives rise to MKLERLIAMIYKLLNHEVLSASVLAEQFQVSQRTIYRDIDVLCAAGLPIVSYQGSSGGYGIIDGYKMDKSLLGAYDIDSLITVLTSLSTVFQDERAQSTIERLQTIAPEHHNSNLAINFDTYRTEPHALLYLRQGITDTKVVHFDYINANNEHTHRKIEPLWLHFKYSTWYVHGFCQNKQDYREFRLSRMMNVQLTTEDFHPHPSTPQNILQTEPEWEKQLKEIVIRVAPQSLAEALDQFQQADKTFQSDGSMIMRIPIYKPLEAKWLWSILLSFGSGAEVLEPAELRVILKQQLEQALHLYKEV
- a CDS encoding DinB family protein translates to MSNHPVEMFKYHIWASRIIMERIQELPDSVLHQEVNSSFPTIAHALSHMYAVDRMFYQVLQGEEMPEALQECMALNQTTLTSIDEYITRFAVLTDQYQKWLQNGIDLEQSLLLNNPYVGPRQTRLAEIVLHVVNHGTYHRGNISTMLRQLGHASVMNDYLLFWYQESASSI
- a CDS encoding amidohydrolase family protein, which translates into the protein MKIIDAHIHFSEIDSFYDTAKSLASIDYTEKGLLDEFARSEVVAAVGMGVTETSAGGFPDTAAQNPMLLDLKGHMPDNLFTCIGINPVTLHEEGQLEAVEQSLQWDHVVGIKLYAGYYHYNVGDAIYAPVYELARKYQLPIVIHGGLTYSDHGLLKYSHPLSMEETFLKHRDITFMLCHLGDPWVMDTAALLEKNPNLYADLSGWIVGDSSKVYRLMGEQTYVDHFKRAIVFAEKYDRLVFGTDWPLVPLDAYIAFIKNLIPEAQWENVFYHNALQVFPKLKSWIESQSI
- a CDS encoding GNAT family N-acetyltransferase, translated to MTQMDTIQIVTYEPRFAASIAEMWNASHESWGGDNTVQTEEMILKEHHNHTHIDVFLAVKDDEVVGYCSFSHYKEDTGALYIPLLNVRPDYHGYKIGKRLVLRAVEETLQRGWPRLDLYTWPGNIKAVPTYKKAGFFWERRDDTTHLINLIPAVLQTPAVQSYFEQIDWYTDSTREIVTEPDGRQEYGFDYFTYQWIKDDLQLKMEYERTGRGLRLIETNDYLIQATIPVAHQLPFGTDYPIVYEVINKTGKPLSLQIKSIANDDIAFELQESRIVESQATIEGHFQIKPIEEEQDPFQTHPVVEAELIINGQSAIFKSGVEPKFPVRLKVKAPHRSLIVGEEVALELTVENEYDQQITYYLQCPNDNILSFQDTRVAIEVPARSRRCVTLTTTLLQYGIWHHAIPIYTQPECTEESRILEQHISLVFPGIQSAFGGETAKDWVIANGKYSVYLNKINNNFTIYEGTEEAARLFYPKFGLPYKNEFQKNRASQVTFRHEDAMIMEARYDVDHMGVVLTTIVTLYANGVISRYYTIENQHEQERSEPLFLKEHFRFPLENSIIPYRNQYIDTAKSSDASAIDYWQASDITENWLFSYTSDSTYGVIWSKDIRLTTDHWLYGLEHPLSLSNAGDKVETPALLFAIGTWNDWQDFRKFAVQNSSDHNLTTTAAPLECKLNQGNPFVQQSVDVQIIEHKNAILDGTLSISSQLGSVEQTQYELSKTLESHDFQVQLPLQTSSTIDVLTLQLDMDSYVLEEKRLVFPVSEQAIIQEVISTEHGDIHTVRNGVLEFQASQSFAPTLFSLKSDGLEWLDSSFPQPVARSWWNPWIGGISLEVHGLSQRTLLEEKRSVEFTEIKDNLGNTWSGICITIDIENNVKLKGLSIQQYYVTLPGVPVLCHFIKLDQQTGTTLAPFGANHFSFYKVSEEITDAKAYVTNTAKENITYKAGRVQYETEVKDKVIRFGSHERKSQLIVVDHPDNETCAVFVNTHLIASVVIQKIFANHQQQVWGKPQFYMISDMDIPDSTLTDLFNIQFDFNTVTED